The genomic DNA ttagaaaaatgacaaacatcacaaggacttgtaactttgcacatatttgggaacaaggtggatagaactttttcagaaggatgtgctagacgttggtgccaaagttgttgttcttgagctaagcttgaagtgacttgaaaaaccttgggaacttgaatatgcttggaaagatagtagagaccatttaagaaaaatccttcaccaatcgtcttcttggtgactACATCCTGAAAGATcacatttttgggagagaaaatggcaagacaatttaatgagtttgtgatcttgctaacagataaaagttgaaaagggaaTGAGGGAACATAAAGAGCCTCATTCTCGACATCACTTGagatcaaatgtatttttccttttcccacaACCATAGCATTTTTTCCATTGGCAACTGACACTTGAGATGGAAtagaaaatttttcaaatttatgcaagtttgtagacttgttagttatatgatcagtggctccagaatctataatccaataatcatgcacaTTACCAATGTTGAGAGCAGTTGAGAAGGAGTGTAAGATACCTGGGATGTCCCTTTGTACCACGCCTTCATTTCCAGCCAGGAAGCCAGCAAACTGTCCTAGTAGTGCAGTTTGATTGTTGTCACACTGATTTAGTGGTCCTTCACTATCTCCAAGACCTTGTTTCTTGTGAAGAAACATAGCAAACTCATTGATCAGTGCAGCTGGATTAGTGGTGAACTTCAGTGCTCCATCAAAAGAAGTTGTGGCAACATGATTTGCCTTGTAAGAAGGGTTGTACGAGCCTTTCGAGACACCTTTGTTATCCCTAGGAAACTTTGGTTTTAACTCTGGATGAAGAATCCAGCATCGGTCTCTTGAGTGCCCACCAGCATCACAATGGCTACATTTTAAGccagttttctttcctttgtagcctctctcctcaccaaatttttggttagagaagtaagccctagcttctggtatatttgccttcatgtccaaggtcatgactttccttcgaacctcttctctttgaattgTGGCACACACACTTGAAAAAGAAGGCAGGTCGGGATTCATGAGGATATGGCTTCGAAGATCTTCGAATTCAGGGCTCAGGCTTGCTAGGAGTTGGAATATTTTGTGTTCCTCGGCTCTTTTAGTTAGCACAGCAGCGTCGATGGTGTGTGGTCGATACACATTCAGCTCATTCCACATAATGGTCAGCTTTCCAAGATGTTGCACAAATGGCTTCCCTTCCTGTTGCAAACCAGCAATGTCCTTCTTTAACTGAAACACTCTAGCCGCATTGTTCTGATTTCCATACatttccttgagatttttccaaagagtcatggaggattcagcatagctaaaaatttctgcaatcttaTGATCCATGGAATTGAGTAGACACGACATGACCAACTGGTCTTTGCATAGCCAAGCATCATACTCCGGTGAGGTAGTCTCAGGCATTGGAATAGCACCATTAACATAACCAAGCTTTGATCGTCCTCCCAGAGCAAGAGAAACTGCTCTCTCccatggaagatagttaaactcatttaGCAAGACAGAACTAAGACGTTGATTTGGGTTGATATCAATATCTGAgtgtggtgatggtggagtAGCATGAAAGCCGTCTCCTTCCAAATTTACTAAGCTTTCTTCAGCCATGATTGAAGGACAAGaagctcacaaatctctcaagaGAACACCACAGAGACAGGCCGGTTAGGgtcactgctctgataccatattgaattttgaatgtctatattttgtattatgtgaaaccaagtacaaggaaaactcatataaatgagcggaagaaaaggaaaagaaacagaagccgaaaacaaggaaaagcaaagcagaaagaaagaaaaagcaaagcagaaaacatgaaaaagtaaagcagaaaacatggaaaagtaaaggtgAGGACAATCAACAACTGTCACCACTATGACAACTATGACAGCCAATGTACCATACATACACCCATGCTTTCTTCCAATAGAGGAGCTGTAGACTCAGAAGGTGAAACGAGGGATCACCCTCGTTACATTGTCCACGCCATCGATTTCGCAGATTTTGTTGTCATGCTCCTGTAAGATTCACGCTCAACCTCCTACTGTTGACGGCGATGAGCTCGTGACAACCGAAGTATGCGACTTCTGTTCCTCCGGCTCCGGTGAATTGCCGCTGCTGCGGAATTTGGCCTCCATACATGACGAGAATCTTTGCTACTCGCCTGGCTGTGGCGTCCTCGGctcccaaattaattacttttGCCGGCGGCTTGGAACCCGATAGGATACGGTCAGGACCCTCATTGACTGCAAGTAAGAAGATTTATGTGTTTGAGACAGGTTCTATTGTCGAATCGAATCCTTCCATTAAGCCCCTTTCTGAAAGCAGCCGGAGGATTATAACCGAGGAATTCATAGGGCGAAAAAACCCAACCGTGTATGGTTGAGTTCAACGGGGACGACGGGAAGAATGATCTCTATGCTCTCTCCcgttctcctttttctttgtgtCTCCCTCCCACTTTTGAGGTACTTTATGAGACATCCAAGGAATGGGTTACTCTGCCGGAAACTCCATTCTTCCACCTTCGTAGTGGTCCAAGGATCCCGAACGGCAACACTGGAGACAACTGTCTTCCATGTTATTCAATGGCATGGACTTTCCCTTCGCGGGCACGGCTTCAGTCCTCGACTTGGATGATAGTGACGATGAAAAGCTAATGTTTGCGTATCAAGAGAGGCCTAGCTGCTTACCGTATGTGCATGATGGAAGACAATGAGTCTGTTGAGCACCTTGGCTCTAATCTGATCCTCCTGGTCGGTTGCCTTTTCAATTTCGCAGTTATGGATCGCACAAGTATAGAAGGCAGCGCTCCAAGATGCGTTTTCTTGTCATAAGATTTCACTTTTCCGTTTCAAGGTCGACTAGTAGTATCTCTGTCGACATCCTAGCGTCTTGCACCTTTGAATACTATTTCTCTATGGAATCGCCTTGCCGCACCTCCATTGCCCAAATGGTTGGTTGCTTTCTGATAGCCAAGCCAACCTTAGAGAGCGAGTGCCATCCATGGACTCGTGAATGATGAATTGACCGCTCACGCTCCACCGCTGGGTTGCTTCTGCTTTGTGCTGTACAACCTTAAGAAGCTTACCTGTGAGGATTGAGGAAAGGCCAACAGCTGCTCAAGAGGCCGACGATAATTAGGTCTTGTTTTTAATTACCAGATTATAAGGTCAACTATTTCTACTTATATTTTTTATGGGATGTTCGTCTTGTTTGGATTGGATGTACGAATTTGTTACATATTTATAGTAAGAGGATAAGAAGATGCAAAATATTTGTGTTTATATTTCTAGTTCAAGGGTTTTGTCAGACGCACCATGTCATTAGCTGCCTCTAATTTGTGCACGTCTGTCGCAGCGGGAGGCAACTCGGGCAGCAGCAAAGCGTTTTGTCAGTGTGGCGAAGGGTGGGAATGTGTCATCACTAGGACCGGATGCTGGCAAGGCCTTCTTCAGCTGTGGCGTAAATTGCACCTGGGTTATGTATGTCAATCAGCGTAGGGGCAAACTAATCTAAATTATTTACAGTTTACAAGTACAATGAACAATACTTGGCTCAGGATTCCTTTCAATGACGACGTGACAACAATTTACTGTACAATCGTTATAATCGGAACtgttcattctttttatgaccTTAAATATTGATGTTCCGTTGTTACTGAAAGAGGAATAACTCCTATGTAAAGAGCCGAGCAGTGTCCGTAAATTAGTTCATATATGGTCGTGACGATAATGCCTAATTCTTTGACAGTTATGAAGACGGGATAGTGACAGAGGAGGCCATGATGGTGAAGGAGGAGGTAAAAAATTTTGGTACAAACGAAGCGTACTGCGAGTGTGGCGAAGGCTAGAAATGTGTCATCTCCAAGGTTGAACATGAAGGACCTGATGCTGGCAAGAGCTCCTTCATCGAATGTGCTGGTAGTTACAGCTGTGTGACTGATAGCTATAGGGCGCACCAAGAAAGTGCATATGTAATGGGttgaaccctaaaccctaaattataGCTTGTAGAAATTAAATCCTACCCCATGCATGCttgatattaaattattaatggCCTGGTAAACATGCATATGCATGTTCGATTCTGTATGTGTTTCCTATACAAATAATCAGTTCATGTTTGGAGAACGCTGTTTTGCTCGTTGAAATGTGCTGATTCAATTAACAGTGCTGTAATATATTGGATAAAAGCTGTTGATTTTTCAAATAACCAAATTAATTTCACTTGTTGTGCAAGAAAATAAAGATAATTGAAGGTGAGAAATACAAGGCGTCAAGCCTTGAATTcttgaaaccctaattaaatAATTGAACCCTTCATATTTGATAATGCTCTATAATCTAGACATGTACATATAATTATAaggctaaatttttttcttgatcCCTGTGGTGAGACATTACTTTTAAATTGACCCATGTGATGAAAAAAGTGTTAATCTTAACCATGTGGTGAAGTTCGTTATCAATCGTAGTCCAAATTGAAATTTCTGTCAAAATCTCATCCACATGCAATGGTAAAAAGATCAttctattcttttttcttttctttttggtaattctactttttataatcaacaaaaatagaaggaaaaagaaaaatgaaatcccTCCCCAATCCCTACCCATGTCAGCCACAGCCCACCCACCACCTTCCCCCCTCTCTCACATAACCCTAGACATCCTGTCCATCATTGTTCTTAAAATGAAAGTAAATGCAATGTTTGCATAATAACTTATATTCTAACCTAAACGCGGTGAGGtactttttgattttttaaatctTGAATTTGAACTCTTGGTTCTCTTGAAATGAGAAAGTTTGATAATATGAACcttgtaattttattgtttattttttttttattgtagctctaaaagttttaaaaaaataaaaaaatttatgtccATATGACGCTTTATGATTGGTTGAtggaatcaataaaaatgaaaataacaatTTTGCCCCTACAAATAACAGAAGAATGAGGAAAAATCCAATTTGGACTATGATTGATAACGAATTTCACCACAATATTACAATTAATAGTTTTTTCACCACAGAGGTCTATTTAAAAGTAGGGTATCATCACAAGGATCACGAAAAAAATTTGGCCATAATTATAATGATATACACCAACACTTACACTATGAACTCGACCATGGGGATCAAGCAAGGAATGACGTTTTCTCAACGCGTGCATTTTTTCTGTCTAAAGAACAATTGGTTTTTATATATCAAAGTATCAACGTTGCATACATTCTAAATTTTTACGTTGAGATTCTCAAGGGCATCATTTGGTATATCGATCACTTCTTATATTTTGAGACGGATTCGAAGACACGGATTCGAAGAGTGTACCATCCTTTC from Pyrus communis chromosome 17, drPyrComm1.1, whole genome shotgun sequence includes the following:
- the LOC137722080 gene encoding uncharacterized protein, which produces MAEESLVNLEGDGFHATPPSPHSDIDINPNQRLSSVLLNEFNYLPWERAVSLALGGRSKLGYVNGAIPMPETTSPEYDAWLCKDQLVMSCLLNSMDHKIAEIFSYAESSMTLWKNLKEMYGNQNNAARVFQLKKDIAGLQQEGKPFVQHLGKLTIMWNELNVYRPHTIDAAVLTKRAEEHKIFQLLASLSPEFEDLRSHILMNPDLPSFSSVCATIQREEVRRKVMTLDMKANIPEARAYFSNQKFGEERGYKGKKTGLKCSHCDAGGHSRDRCWILHPELKPKFPRDNKGVSKGSYNPSYKANHVATTSFDGALKFTTNPAALINEFAMFLHKKQGLGDSEGPLNQCDNNQTALLGQFAGFLAGNEGVVQRDIPGILHSFSTALNIGNVHDYWIIDSGATDHITNKSTNLHKFEKFSIPSQVSVANGKNAMVVGKGKIHLISSDVENEALYVPSFPFQLLSVSKITNSLNCLAIFSPKNVIFQDVVTKKTIGEGFFLNEDATCTPSDHVPDDVNLHSVEHLEDENPSSSEIHIAPSSDPSNHDVVQIPVVQSPTVRRNPARERKLPSKLHDYVTYTARYPVTDVIDYSKVSSSFATFLSAINEAREPQSFQEANLHSEWRNAMAEELQALHENNTWTIVKLPKGKKAVGSRWVYKTKFHSDGTIERNKARLVARGFTQTYDVDYKETFAPVAKMNTVRVLLSVAINNAWPLFQMDVKNAFLHGDNMSEINALKQYLNNKFAIKDLGTLKYFLGIKMAHSHKGFFLNQRKYVMDLLHEAKMTDCKPARTPLDSNLKLKTHGDPVPNLSYYQRMVGKLIYLTITRPDISYAVSIVSQFMHSPSMDHLKIVHRVLRYLKGSIGRGILMRNNSHTQISGYTDADWADNFLDRKSTTGFCTFVGGNLVTWKRKKQSVVARSSAEAEYRAMTFTACELIWLKSLLLT